Proteins from a genomic interval of Gemmatimonadota bacterium:
- a CDS encoding type II toxin-antitoxin system PemK/MazF family toxin, whose product MRFERGTIVLITLDPTHGHEQRGTRPCVLVSDPEVSADQRFPMLCVIPVTTSRGEGAFYPHLLAGPSGLRKESWALVDQIRSVDKRRVRKVYGQVEPAELDAIDEGLRLFLGI is encoded by the coding sequence GTGAGGTTCGAGCGGGGCACGATCGTTCTGATCACCTTGGATCCGACGCACGGACATGAGCAGCGTGGGACCCGCCCGTGCGTGCTCGTAAGCGACCCCGAGGTTTCCGCTGACCAGCGCTTCCCCATGTTGTGCGTAATACCCGTCACGACCTCGCGGGGGGAAGGAGCGTTTTATCCGCATCTCCTAGCGGGTCCCAGCGGCCTACGCAAGGAATCGTGGGCTCTCGTGGATCAGATCCGGTCCGTGGACAAGCGTCGGGTCCGGAAGGTCTACGGGCAGGTCGAGCCCGCGGAGCTCGATGCTATTGACGAGGGTCTCCGTCTCTTCCTGGGGATCTAG
- a CDS encoding ribbon-helix-helix protein, CopG family yields MAYDRVTITLPHSLVEDMDRRGRNRSKFIRQAIRHELDRQRREALQRSLRSPHSEGRETAELGLEDWATTLPEADGLLLDPDLGTGVEWRPEVGWVEVEE; encoded by the coding sequence ATGGCCTATGATCGGGTGACTATCACGCTGCCCCACTCCTTGGTGGAGGATATGGACCGCCGCGGGCGGAATCGCAGCAAGTTCATTCGGCAAGCCATCCGCCACGAGCTCGACCGCCAGCGCCGCGAGGCGCTACAGCGATCACTGCGTAGTCCTCACTCGGAGGGCCGAGAGACGGCGGAGCTGGGACTGGAGGATTGGGCCACGACGCTCCCAGAGGCCGATGGATTGTTGCTCGACCCCGACCTGGGCACTGGGGTTGAGTGGCGGCCTGAAGTCGGCTGGGTTGAAGTAGAGGAGTGA